In Arachis hypogaea cultivar Tifrunner chromosome 2, arahy.Tifrunner.gnm2.J5K5, whole genome shotgun sequence, a genomic segment contains:
- the LOC112732327 gene encoding putative disease resistance RPP13-like protein 1 encodes MAGVVVGGALLSGFINIVINKSLREDVVNRVLGKKLGPGLVERLKISLHAAEAVLDDAEYKELGHKGVRDWLNCLRDAVYDADDFLDAVLTKAATKKEVRSVLPSFFLNRHRKMVDNMEGVVARIEFLVSQKDNLGLQKTTKDNNLSSSSWRETTCKMEGSIYGREDDQQALIKIIHDNSESQLYVIPIVGMGGVGKTTLAKWAYSVAEGFDLKAWVCISETFDVAENTRKTIEELTENSCTLRSLNLLQNELQKILSRKKFCIVLDDVWSDDADKWKQFITPFCCGVKGSTILLTTRNQEVASVVKTCPSFILNELSEKYCWLLFAANACFPESNGNPTLEEIGKKIVKKCKGLPLAVATLGRLLQGKDDAKEWNAVLRDDIWEFSMKDSKIMPALLISYFHLPPYLKRCFVYCSLFPKDHYFKKNELVLLWMAEDLLRVPKRGESLEEVASECLEELSSRLFFKPYKFSLHDLLLETYMMHDLLHDMAVFLAGDFYYRIEELGEQEKKVLTRHLSHLPYGSLDRPNSKVFKFDMKLESLRTSLYIDDLLSKKSRASKLKYLRVLSFRELDALPGSIGELIHLRYLNLSWTEVKTLPESICNLYNLQTLILYRCSYLTMLPKGMHKLVNLRHLDLRGTCLKEMPRGISKLKHLHTLSSFVVGKHKDNGIQELGGLSNLEGSFEIKKLENVADAAQARSAKMEDKNHIDKLWLEWSSDDEMVSNTETERDILVGLQPHNGLKELTIKGYMGERFPDLVGHYSYNNMTRVSLESCKNCYMLPSLGQLPSLKSLLIEGFDQLKRIGDEFYSNHHSSPTPFPSLENLVFNIMPCWEEWHVPDPKSFPQLKKL; translated from the coding sequence ATGGCTGGTGTAGTTGTTGGTGGAGCTTTGCTCTCTGGATTCATTAACATTGTCATTAACAAGTCCCTTAGAGAGGATGTGGTCAACCGGGTCTTGGGCAAGAAACTTGGCCCTGGCTTGGTTGAGAGGCTGAAAATTTCTCTGCATGCTGCTGAAGCTGTGCTTGATGACGCTGAGTACAAGGAACTGGGCCACAAAGGTGTGAGGGATTGGCTCAACTGTCTGAGAGATGCTGTTTATGATGCTGATGACTTTCTGGACGCTGTCCTCACCAAAGCCGCCACTAAAAAGGAGGTACGTTCTGTCTTGCCTAGTTTCTTCCTCAACCGACATAGGAAGATGGTAGATAACATGGAAGGGGTGGTTGCAAGAATAGAAtttcttgtaagtcaaaaagATAACCTTGGTCTTCAAAAGACTACCAAGGATAATAacttgtcatcatcatcatggcGAGAAACCACATGTAAGATGGAAGGGAGCATATATGGCAGGGAGGATGATCAACAAGCTTTAATCAAAATAATACATGACAACAGTGAATCTCAGTTATATGTGATTCCTATTGTTGGCATGGGTGGGGTTGGTAAAACAACCTTAGCCAAATGGGCGTACAGTGTCGCGGAGGGATTTGATCTCAAAGCATGGGTCTGCATCTCTGAAACATTTGATGTTGCTGAGAATACAAGGAAAACCATTGAGGAACTTACTGAAAATTCTTGTACCCTTCGGAGTTTAAATTTGCTTCAAAATGAATTGCAGAAAATCTTGTCGAGAAAGAAGTTCTGTATTGTTCTAGACGATGTCTGGAGCGATGATGCCGATAAGTGGAAGCAATTTATAACTCCTTTTTGCTGTGGGGTTAAGGGTAGTACAATTCTTCTAACAACTCGCAATCAAGAGGTTGCTTCAGTAGTTAAAACATGTCCCTCTTTCATTCTTAATGAGTTGTCCGAAAAGTATTGTTGGTTATTGTTTGCAGCCAATGCATGTTTTCCGGAGTCAAACGGTAATCCAACATTAGAGGAAATCGGTAAAAAGATTGTCAAGAAGTGTAAAGGGTTGCCATTAGCGGTAGCAACACTTGGGCGCTTGTTGCAAGGAAAGGATGATGCTAAAGAATGGAATGCTGTTTTAAGGGATGACATCTGGGAATTTTCTATGAAAGATAGTAAAATTATGCCAGCATTGTTAATAAGCTACTTCCACTTACCTCCTTACTTGAAGCGTTGTTTCGTTTATTGTTCATTGTTTCCCAAGGATCATTACTTTAAGAAAAATGAACTAGTTTTGCTGTGGATGGCTGAAGATCTTTTAAGGGTAccaaagagaggagagagtttAGAAGAGGTTGCTTCTGAGTGTCTTGAAGAATTATCTTCAAGGTTATTTTTTAAACCATATAAGTTTTCCTTGCATGATCTCTTGCTGGAGACGTACATGATGCATGATCTCTTGCATGACATGGCAGTATTCcttgctggagacttctattatAGAATAGAAGAACTTggtgaacaagaaaagaaggttCTCACTCGGCATTTGTCACATTTGCCATATGGAAGCTTAGATCGTCCAAACTCAAAAGTCTTTAAGTTCGATATGAAATTAGAATCTTTGAGGACATCATTGTATATTGATGATTTGTTAAGCAAGAAAAGCAGAGCATCAAAGTTGAAATACTTGAGAGTTTTATCCTTTCGTGAACTTGATGCATTACCAGGTTCAATAGGTGAATTGATTCATCTACGCTATTTGAATCTCTCTTGGACCGAGGTGAAGACATTACCAGAGTCAATATGCAACTTGTATAATCTACAAACATTAATATTGTATAGATGTTCTTACCTGACCATGTTGCCCAAGGGCATGCATAAACTTGTGAATTTACGGCATCTTGATCTTAGGGGAACTTGTTTGAAAGAAATGCCTAGAGGAATAAGTAAATTGAAACACTTGCACACCTTAAGTTCGTTTGTGGTGGGCAAGCACAAAGACAATGGAATCCAGGAATTAGGAGGGCTCTCAAATCTTGAAGGATCATTTGAGATTAAGAAGTTGGAGAATGTTGCTGATGCCGCACAAGCAAGGAGTGCTAAGATGGAGGACAAGAACCACATTGACAAGTTATGGTTGGAATGGTCTTCAGATGATGAAATGGTTTCAAACACAGAGACTGAGAGAGATATACTCGTCGGCTTGCaaccgcacaatggcttgaaagagTTGACCATCAAGGGATACATGGGCGAAAGATTTCCAGATTTGGTGGGGCACTATTCTTACAACAATATGACACGTGTATCTCTAGAGTCTTGCAAGAATTGCTACATGCTGCCTTCACTTGGACAACTGCCATCTCTTAAGTCCCTCCTCATTGAAGGTTTTGATCAGCTCAAGCGTATTGGTGATGAGTTTTACAGCAATCATCATTCTTCGCCTACACCGTTTCCCTCACTCGAGAATTTGGTGTTTAATATCATGCCATGCTGGGAGGAGTGGCACGTACCTGACCCAAAATCTTTTCCTCAGCTTAAGAAACTTTGA